The uncultured Cohaesibacter sp. genome segment ACGGGACTGAAATGGTCCTTCATGCCGCCCAAACAGGAGGGGCGTCCGCATTATCTGGTGGTCAATGCGGATGAATCCGAGCCGGGCACCTGCAAGGACCGGGAAATTCTGCGTCATGACCCCCATCATCTTGTGGAAGGCTGTTTGATTGCCGGGTTCGCCATGCAGGCAGATGCGGCTTACATTTATGTGCGCGGCGAGTTCATTCGCGAGCGCGAGCGGCTGCAAGCGGCAGTCGATCAGGCCTATGACCGCAAGCTGATCGGCAAAAACAACATTCACGGATATGATTTTGACATCATCGTCCATCACGGGGCCGGTGCCTATATTTGCGGCGAAGAGACGGCGTTGCTTGAGTCGCTTGAAGGCAAGAAGGGCCAGCCGCGCTTGAAGCCGCCATTCCCGGCCAATGTCGGCCTTTATGGGTGCCCGACGACGGTGAACAATGTGGAATCCATTGCTGTGGCACCGACGATCCTGCGGCGCGGGGCGGCCTGGTTCAAAGGCTTCGGGGCGGAAAACAACCACGGCACGAAGCTTTTTTGCGTGTCGGGCCATGTCAATCAGCCCGCGACCTTTGAAGAAGCCATGTCCGTGCCATTCAAGGAATTGATCGACAAGCATTGCGGCGGTGTTCGCGGTGGCTGGGAAAATCTGCTGGCGGTCATTCCGGGCGGCTCTTCGGTGCCGTGTGTGCCTGCCAAGGACATCATTGATTGTCCTATGGATTTTGACAGCCTCAAGGGCCTTGGCTCTGGCCTTGGAACCGCTGCGGTGATTGTCATGGACAAGTCGACCGACATCATCAAGGCCATCGCCCGGCTGTCCTATTTCTACAAGCATGAGAGCTGCGGCCAATGCACCCCGTGCCGGGAAGGCACTGGCTGGATGTGGCGCGTGATGGAACGCATGGTGCGGGGCGAAGCCTCCAAGAAAGAAATCGACATGCTGTTCGAGGTTTCCAAGCAGGTGGAAGGGCACACAATCTGTGCGCTTGGCGATGCTGCGGCCTGGCCGGTGCAGGGCCTGATCCGTCATTTCCGCCCGGTGATCGAGAAACGCATTGATCAATATACGGCCAATCCGAAACCGGATGAGGCCCCGCAGGTGGCGGCAGAATAAGATGGTCAAGCGTCTCGCTGATCATTCAGACGGCAGGACTGGCCACGCATTTAACACCGGATTCTGCTTTTGATCCGGATCGAGATTTGAGCACTGGAGGCTCGTTCGATGGCAAAATTGGTCGTTGACGGAAACGAAATTGAGGTTCCTGGTGAATATACCCTTTTGCAGGCTGCAGAAGAGGCCGGGGCAGAGATTCCGCGTTTCTGTTTCCACGAGCGTCTGTCCGTGGCAGGCAATTGCCGCATGTGCCTTGTCGAAGTGAAGGGCGGACCGCCAAAACCTGCGGCCTCTTGCGCCATGCGGGTGGCCGATTTGCGTCCGGGACGCGATGGGGAGCCGCCGGAGATCTTTACTAAATCACCGATGGTCAAAAAGGCCCGTGAAGGGGTGATGGAATTCCTGCTGATCAACCATCCACTCGATTGTCCGATCTGTGATCAGGCGGGGGAATGCGATTTGCAGGACCAAGCCATGGCTTACGGCAAGGGCGATTCGCGTTATAGCGAAAGCAAGCGGGCGGTGGAGAATAAATATATCGGGCCACTGGTCAAAACCGTGATGACCCGCTGCATTCACTGCACCCGCTGTGTCCGCTTCACCACCGAGGTAGCCGGTATTCAGGAACTGGGGCTCGTTGGACGTGGCGAAGATGCTGAAATCACCACTTATCTGGAAGCCGCGCTTTCTTCGGAATTGCAGGGCAATGTTATTGATCTTTGTCCGGTCGGGGCGCTGACCTCGCGGCCCTATGCCTTCACGGCGCGGCCATGGGAGCTGACCAAGACCGAAACCATCGATGCGATGGATGCGGTTGGGTCAAATATCCGGGTGGATACGCGCGGCGTTGAAGTGATGCGCATTCAGCCGCGCAACAATGATGCGGTCAATGAGGAATGGATATCCGACAAGTCACGCTTCATTTGGGACGGGCTGAAAAGCCAGCGTCTTGATCGCCCATATGTTCGTAAGGATGGCAAATTGACCCCGGTTGCGTGGGACGAGGCCTTCAATGCGGTGGCCGACAAGCTCAATGGGCTGTCAGGTGATCGGATCGGCGCAATCGCCGGCAGCATGGCCACTGTTGAGGAGATGTTCGCGCTCAAAATGCTGATGGAGTCTTTGGGCTCTGGCAATATGGATGCCCGACAGGACGGCTCAGTGCTGGCGTCAAGCATGGGCAGGGCGGCCTATCTGTTCAATGCGACGATCGAGGGCATTGAAGCGGCGGATGCCATCCTGATTGTTGGCTCCAATCCCCGCATGGAAGCTGCCGTTCTCAATGCCCGCATTCGCAAGGCGTGGCTTGCAGGCGGTGTGCGGATTGGCGTGATCGGTGAACAGGCTGATCTCAAGTATGGCTATGATTATCTCGGCGCTGGCTCCGATACCTTGGCGAGCCTTGCTGCCGGGGACGGGGCCTTCTTCGACATACTGCAAAAAGCCGAGCGCCCGCTGATTCTGATCGGGCAAGGCGCCATCAATCATGACGATGGTCTTGCGGTTCTTGGGCAGGCGGCCAAATTGGCAGTGGCCTGTGGCGCGGCAACATCAGAGTGGAATGGCTTTAGCGTGCTGCATACAGAGGCAAGCGCTGTTGGGGCGTTTGAAGTTGGTTTCGTGCCGCAGGATGGGGGCAAGGATATCGCTGCCATGCAAAAGGGTGGCGTTGAGGCGCTGATCCTGATGGGCGCGGACGAACTGGCCTTTGATGCCTTTGGTGATGCCTTCAAGATCTATATTGGCAGTCACGGGGATGCCGGGGCGCATCATGCGGATGTGATTTTGCCCGGTGCAAGTTATACCGAAAAATCGGGCCTCTTCATCAATACCGAAGGCCGGATACAGATGGCGTATCGCGCCAACTTTGCACCTGGAGACGCCAAGGAAGACTGGGCGATCCTGCGGGCGCTTTCGGCGGTGCTTGGCAAGACCTTGCCATTTGATAGCCTTCAGCAATTGCGCGGCAAATTGTTCGAGGCGCATCCGGATCTTGCTGCCATTGACGAGTGTCTTGTCGGTGACGTTGCCGACATTGAGGCGTTGACCAAACTTGCCAAGCCTGTCAAGGGGCAGGCGATGGTGTCACCGAATACCGATTATTATCTGACCAACCCGATTGCCCGCGCCTCCGCCACCATGGCCGAATGCAGCGCATTGGCCAAGGAACGCGCGGCTGACGCCGCAGAGTAAGAGGACTGACGAATGGATGGATTTGTCACAAATTGGCTTATTCCCGGCGCGATCATCGTGGGGCAGTCGCTTCTGTTGCTGGTCGCCCTGTTGGTGATCATTGCCTATGTCCTCTATGCCGACCGCAAGGTCTGGGCAGCAGTGCAGATGCGGCGCGGGCCCAATGTGGTCGGGCCTTGGGGGCTGTTGCAGTCCTTTGCCGATTTGCTGAAATTCGTTCTCAAGGAACCGGTGATCCCGTCTGGCTCGAACAAGGTGATTTTCCTGCTTGGACCTTTGATGACGGTGACAGTGGCTCTGGCGGCATGGGCCGTGGTGCCTGTGGCTGAAGGGTGGGCAATTGCCGACATCAATGTCGGCGTGCTCTATATTCTGGCCATCTCGTCGCTTGGCGTCTATGGCATCATCATGGGTGGCTGGGCGTCGAACTCGAAATATCCGTTCCTGTCTGCCTTGCGCTCGGCGGCGCAAATGGTGTCTTACGAAGTCTCCATCGGGTTCGTCATTATCACTGTTTTGCTCTGCGTCGGCTCGCTCAACTTGACGGATATCGTGCTGTCCCAGAAAGAGGGCTTTGCGACTTGGCTCGGGCTGCCTTCGCTCAGCTTCCTTAATTGGTATTGGCTGCCTTTATTCCCGATGTTTGTGGTGTTCTTCATCTCGGCTCTGGCAGAGACCAACCGGCCGCCATTCGATCTGCCAGAAGCGGAGTCGGAACTGGTGGCGGGCTTCATGGTCGAATATGGCTCGACCCCTTACATGATGTATATGCTCGGCGAATATGTGGCGATTGCGCTGATGTGTTCGATGACTGTCATCCTGTTCATGGGTGGGTGGTTGCCGCCGTTGGACTTCGTGCCCTTCACGTGGGTGCCGGGTGTGGTCTGGTTCTTCCTTAAGGCCAGTGCCGTGTTCTTCATGTTTGCCATGACCAAGGCGTTCGTGCCGCGCTATCGCTATGACCAATTGATGCGCCTTGGCTGGAAAGTCTTCCTGCCACTGTCGCTCTTCTATGTGGTGCTGGTTGCAGGTGTGTTGCAATTCATGGGCTGGGCTCCTTAAGAGAGGCGAAGAGACGCAATGTTTGAATTGTCACTTCCCGGCATGATCGGGGCTTTGATAGGCGGCGTGGTTGGATGGGCCGATTTCAAGATGATCGGCGGTCTGATTGGGGCCAAATGGATGAAAATGCGTTCGGAGAAGGGCTTGGCCAATCATCCGGATACAAAGAAATATGGTGACTGGATTCAGTTCGGCATCTGGTGTGGAACCCAGCTGCTGTTCCCGGTGATCGGCTATTGGGCCGGATTGTCATTGGCTGGTTAAAATTGGTTGGCCGTTTGAGCGGTTTGGAGAAAGACATGGTGATGACGCCTTTCCTTGCTGGCAGTTTGGGTGCCCTGATCGGGCTGCTCACGGCTGTGTTTGCCAACCTTGTGGTGTTGCCAGTGGTCCTGCGGGCGCAGGAAGAGGGCTATATCATGGGGCGGCAAACCACACTGGATGCCCAAAAGCAGGTGCAAGTCGCCAACTTTACGCGCTTCATGTACCGCATTCCGATGCCGGTCTTGTTCACTCTTGTCGGCTGTGTTGCTGGCCAACGGGTCTTTGGAGGTTAGTATGGCACTTGCACAGGCTGCAAAATCGCTGATGTTGAAGGAGTTTGTTTCTGCCTTCTTCCTCTCAATGCGGTATTTCTTTGCGCCCAAGGCGACGATCAATTACCCGTTCGAAAAGGGGCCGGTCAGCCCGCGTTTTCGCGGTGAACATGCACTGCGCCGCTATCCCAACGGGGAAGAGCGCTGCATTGCCTGCAAATTGTGTGAGGCGATCTGTCCGGCGCAGGCCATCACGATTGAAGCCGGACCCCGGCGCAATGACGGCACTCGCCGCACCACCCGCTATGATCTCGACATGACCAAATGCATCTATTGCGGTCTGTGCCAGGAGGCCTGTCCGGTGGAGGCGATTGTCGAGGGGCCGAATTTTGAATTTGCCACGGAGACCCGCGAAGAACTGTTCTACAACAAGGAACGACTCCTTGAGAATGGCGAACGCTGGGAGCTTGAATTGGCTCGCAATATTGCAATGGACGCGCCTTATCGCTGACGCGGGCGGGGCAAGGAATAACGGAAGGGAAGCCCAAGGGCGGGCTTCAGAGCGAAAGACATGATCCTTCAGAGCTTTTTCTTCTATCTCTTTTCGGCGATCCTGCTTGGGTCCGGGCTGATGGTGATCGGGTCGCGCAATCCGGTCCATTCGGTACTGTTTCTGATCCTTGCCTTCTTCAATGCTGCTGCCCTGTTCGTGCTGCTGGGGGCCGAGTTTTTGGCGATGCTGCTGATCGTGGTCTATGTGGGCGCGGTGGCGGTGTTGTTCCTGTTTATCGTGATGATGCTCGATATCGACTTTGTAGAGCTGCGGTCCGGGTTTCTTAGCTACATGCCGATTGGCTTGCTGGTCGGGCTGGTTCTGCTGGCTGAATTGATCGTCGCCATTGGCGGTTGGGCGATCAGCCCTGATGTGGTGGCCAATCTGGGGGAACCGATTCCGGATCTGGCCAAAATGTCGAATATCGAGGCGATCGGATCGCTCCTTTATACCAAATATGTCTATTACTTCCTGAGCGCGGCGATGATCCTGCTGGTCGCCATGATCGGGGCCATCGTGTTGACATTGCATCACCGCAAGGATGTGAAACGTCAGGATATTACGCGTCAGGTGGCGCGGAACGTCGATAATTCTATTGAAATCAAGAAAGTGGAACCGGGCAGGGGCATCTAGCCTTCCGGTTCCCTTGTCTTTGGGCCCGGATGGGCATGAGAAGAAGGGACTGCCAGAAAGATGGAAATCGGACTGAGCCATTATCTGACTGTTGCAGCGATCCTGTTCGTGATCGGGATGTTCGGCATCTTCATCAATCGGAAGAATGTCATCGTCATTCTGATGTCAATCGAGCTGATCCTGTTGTCGGTGAATATCAATTTGGTCGCCTTCTCCTCTTTTCTGGGCGATTTGGTGGGGCAGATTTTCGGTCTGCTGATCCTGACTGTCGCTGCGGCCGAGGCCGCTATCGGGTTGGCCATTTTGGTCGTGTTTTATCGCAATCGCGGCTCCATCGCGGTTGAAGACATCAACATGATGAAGGGCTGAGATTATCATGTATTCGGCCATCGTCTTTTTACCGCTTCTGGGCTTTTTGATCGCCGGTTTGTTCGGTCGGTCTCTGGGCCACAAGGCATGTGAATATGTCACCAGCACGCTGTTGGTGATTGCAGCTCTGTTGTCGTGGATTGCTTTTTTCTCCGTCGCCTTTGGCCATGGAGAGACCCGGATTATTTCCATCTTTACATGGATTCAATCCGGTGCGCTGACCATTGACTGGTCTATCCGGGTGGACACCCTGACCGTTGTCATGCTGGTGGTCGTGAACACGGTGTCATCCCTGGTTCATATCTATTCCATCGGTTACATGCATGAGGACCCGCATCGCGCGCGTTTCTTTGCGTATCTGTCGCTCTTCACCTTTGCGATGCTGTCGCTGGTCACTGCAAACAATCTGGTGCAGATGTTCTTTGGTTGGGAAGGCGTGGGTCTTGCATCCTATTTGCTGATTGGATTCTGGTATCAGAAACCATCCGCCAATGCGGCTGCGATGAAAGCCTTCATTGTCAACCGGGTCGGGGACTTTGGTTTTGCGCTCGGGATTTGCGGCGTCTATGTGCTGTTCAATACGATCAGCTTCACAGACATTTTTGCCAATGCAGAGAGCATCAAGGGCCAGACGATCCATTTCCTCGGGCAGGATTGGGATGCGCTTACGACCGTTTGTCTGTTGCTGTTCATGGGTGCCATGGGCAAGTCAGCGCAATTCCTGTTGCATACATGGCTGCCAGACGCGATGGAAGGCCCGACACCGGTCTCCGCTCTGATCCATGCGGCGACGATGGTCACCGCTGGCGTCTTCATGGTGGCACGCTTGTCGCCCCTGTTCGAGCTGGCGCCAACAGCGCTTGAAGTGGTCACCTTCATCGGTGCGACAACAGCCTTCTTTGCCGCCACCATTGGACTGGTGCAGAATGACATCAAGCGGGTGATCGCCTATTCAACCTGTTCGCAGCTCGGCTACATGTTTGTTGCTCTTGGCATCGGGGCCTATGGGGCGGCGGTGTTCCATCTCTTCACCCATGCCTTCTTCAAGGCGCTTTTGTTCCTTGGGGCGGGGTCTGTTATCCATGCTGTCTCAAATGAGCAGGATATGCGCAAGATGGGCGGGCTGGCCAAGCATATCAAGCTCACTTACTGGATGATGCTGATCGGCACCTTGGCGCTGACCGGTGTTGGCATTCCGGGCACCCTGATCGGATTTGCGGGCTTCAATTCCAAGGATGCGATTATCGAATCCGCCTTTGCCGCACACAATAGCTTGAGTGGTTATGCCTTCGGCATGACAGTCATTGCCGCTTTGTTCACCAGCTTCTATAGCTGGCGGCTGGTCTTCATGACCTTCCATGGCCGCGAACGGATGAGCCCGGACGTCAAGGCACATATCCATGAAAGCCCCAAAGTGATGCTCGTGCCCTTGATGGTGTTGGCCATCGGGGCGGTCTTTGCGGGCATGGTGTTTGCCGGGGATTTCTATGGGCATCATTATGATGAATTCTGGAAAGGTGCGCTGTTCGTCTCGGCTGAGAATGAACTTGTGCATGAGTCCCATAATGTGCCTTGGGCAGTGAAACTGGCACCCTTCGGCATGATGTTGCTTGGCTTGGCGATTGCATATCTGTTCTATATCCGCTCGCCACAGATCCCGAAAAGGCTCGCCGAGCGGCATCATATTCTCTACCGCTTCCTGCTCAACAAATGGTATTTCGACGAGCTGTATGATCTGTTGTTCGTGCGCACGACGAAGTGGCTTGGGCGCGTCTTGTGGAAGGGGGGCGATGAGCGGATTATCGACCATTATGGCCCCAATGGCATTGCGGCTCGGGTTCTCGATGTCACTCAACGGGTGGTGAAATTGCAGACCGGCTATGTCTATCACTATGCCTTTGCCATGATGATCGGTGCAGCGCTTCTGGTAACTTACGTCATGCTGAGCGGGGGAGCGCACTGATGAATAATTGGCCGTTGCTTTCTACCGTCGTCTTCCTGCCGCTTGTCGGAGCGCTCATGATTCTGCTGGTGCGCGGGGACGACGCCATTGCCCGCCGCAATATCAACAATGTGGCGCTCTGGACAACGATTGTCACTTTCCTCATTTCGCTGTTGATCTGGAATCAGTTCGATCCGGAAAATCCGGGTT includes the following:
- the nuoF gene encoding NADH-quinone oxidoreductase subunit NuoF, giving the protein MLKDQDRIFTNIYGIHDWGLDGALKRGSWDGTKGLLEKGRDWIIDEMKSSGLRGRGGAGFPTGLKWSFMPPKQEGRPHYLVVNADESEPGTCKDREILRHDPHHLVEGCLIAGFAMQADAAYIYVRGEFIRERERLQAAVDQAYDRKLIGKNNIHGYDFDIIVHHGAGAYICGEETALLESLEGKKGQPRLKPPFPANVGLYGCPTTVNNVESIAVAPTILRRGAAWFKGFGAENNHGTKLFCVSGHVNQPATFEEAMSVPFKELIDKHCGGVRGGWENLLAVIPGGSSVPCVPAKDIIDCPMDFDSLKGLGSGLGTAAVIVMDKSTDIIKAIARLSYFYKHESCGQCTPCREGTGWMWRVMERMVRGEASKKEIDMLFEVSKQVEGHTICALGDAAAWPVQGLIRHFRPVIEKRIDQYTANPKPDEAPQVAAE
- the nuoG gene encoding NADH-quinone oxidoreductase subunit NuoG translates to MAKLVVDGNEIEVPGEYTLLQAAEEAGAEIPRFCFHERLSVAGNCRMCLVEVKGGPPKPAASCAMRVADLRPGRDGEPPEIFTKSPMVKKAREGVMEFLLINHPLDCPICDQAGECDLQDQAMAYGKGDSRYSESKRAVENKYIGPLVKTVMTRCIHCTRCVRFTTEVAGIQELGLVGRGEDAEITTYLEAALSSELQGNVIDLCPVGALTSRPYAFTARPWELTKTETIDAMDAVGSNIRVDTRGVEVMRIQPRNNDAVNEEWISDKSRFIWDGLKSQRLDRPYVRKDGKLTPVAWDEAFNAVADKLNGLSGDRIGAIAGSMATVEEMFALKMLMESLGSGNMDARQDGSVLASSMGRAAYLFNATIEGIEAADAILIVGSNPRMEAAVLNARIRKAWLAGGVRIGVIGEQADLKYGYDYLGAGSDTLASLAAGDGAFFDILQKAERPLILIGQGAINHDDGLAVLGQAAKLAVACGAATSEWNGFSVLHTEASAVGAFEVGFVPQDGGKDIAAMQKGGVEALILMGADELAFDAFGDAFKIYIGSHGDAGAHHADVILPGASYTEKSGLFINTEGRIQMAYRANFAPGDAKEDWAILRALSAVLGKTLPFDSLQQLRGKLFEAHPDLAAIDECLVGDVADIEALTKLAKPVKGQAMVSPNTDYYLTNPIARASATMAECSALAKERAADAAE
- the nuoH gene encoding NADH-quinone oxidoreductase subunit NuoH, which gives rise to MDGFVTNWLIPGAIIVGQSLLLLVALLVIIAYVLYADRKVWAAVQMRRGPNVVGPWGLLQSFADLLKFVLKEPVIPSGSNKVIFLLGPLMTVTVALAAWAVVPVAEGWAIADINVGVLYILAISSLGVYGIIMGGWASNSKYPFLSALRSAAQMVSYEVSIGFVIITVLLCVGSLNLTDIVLSQKEGFATWLGLPSLSFLNWYWLPLFPMFVVFFISALAETNRPPFDLPEAESELVAGFMVEYGSTPYMMYMLGEYVAIALMCSMTVILFMGGWLPPLDFVPFTWVPGVVWFFLKASAVFFMFAMTKAFVPRYRYDQLMRLGWKVFLPLSLFYVVLVAGVLQFMGWAP
- the nuoI gene encoding NADH-quinone oxidoreductase subunit NuoI, with the translated sequence MALAQAAKSLMLKEFVSAFFLSMRYFFAPKATINYPFEKGPVSPRFRGEHALRRYPNGEERCIACKLCEAICPAQAITIEAGPRRNDGTRRTTRYDLDMTKCIYCGLCQEACPVEAIVEGPNFEFATETREELFYNKERLLENGERWELELARNIAMDAPYR
- a CDS encoding NADH-quinone oxidoreductase subunit J translates to MILQSFFFYLFSAILLGSGLMVIGSRNPVHSVLFLILAFFNAAALFVLLGAEFLAMLLIVVYVGAVAVLFLFIVMMLDIDFVELRSGFLSYMPIGLLVGLVLLAELIVAIGGWAISPDVVANLGEPIPDLAKMSNIEAIGSLLYTKYVYYFLSAAMILLVAMIGAIVLTLHHRKDVKRQDITRQVARNVDNSIEIKKVEPGRGI
- the nuoK gene encoding NADH-quinone oxidoreductase subunit NuoK gives rise to the protein MEIGLSHYLTVAAILFVIGMFGIFINRKNVIVILMSIELILLSVNINLVAFSSFLGDLVGQIFGLLILTVAAAEAAIGLAILVVFYRNRGSIAVEDINMMKG
- the nuoL gene encoding NADH-quinone oxidoreductase subunit L, with product MMYSAIVFLPLLGFLIAGLFGRSLGHKACEYVTSTLLVIAALLSWIAFFSVAFGHGETRIISIFTWIQSGALTIDWSIRVDTLTVVMLVVVNTVSSLVHIYSIGYMHEDPHRARFFAYLSLFTFAMLSLVTANNLVQMFFGWEGVGLASYLLIGFWYQKPSANAAAMKAFIVNRVGDFGFALGICGVYVLFNTISFTDIFANAESIKGQTIHFLGQDWDALTTVCLLLFMGAMGKSAQFLLHTWLPDAMEGPTPVSALIHAATMVTAGVFMVARLSPLFELAPTALEVVTFIGATTAFFAATIGLVQNDIKRVIAYSTCSQLGYMFVALGIGAYGAAVFHLFTHAFFKALLFLGAGSVIHAVSNEQDMRKMGGLAKHIKLTYWMMLIGTLALTGVGIPGTLIGFAGFNSKDAIIESAFAAHNSLSGYAFGMTVIAALFTSFYSWRLVFMTFHGRERMSPDVKAHIHESPKVMLVPLMVLAIGAVFAGMVFAGDFYGHHYDEFWKGALFVSAENELVHESHNVPWAVKLAPFGMMLLGLAIAYLFYIRSPQIPKRLAERHHILYRFLLNKWYFDELYDLLFVRTTKWLGRVLWKGGDERIIDHYGPNGIAARVLDVTQRVVKLQTGYVYHYAFAMMIGAALLVTYVMLSGGAH